A single Lolium perenne isolate Kyuss_39 chromosome 6, Kyuss_2.0, whole genome shotgun sequence DNA region contains:
- the LOC127306993 gene encoding uncharacterized protein, translating to MTTSALANLAGASPLPTFAPRPRSRPNSASPGPTGPAAPRRLAVAPPPRAFFSREPYQPQIPELAGYSPVQAGLVPMVVETTSRGERSYDIFSRLLKERIICMNGPIADETASLVVAQLLFLESENPLKPISLYINSPGGVVTAGLAIYDTMQYIRCPVNTICIGQAASMGSLLLAAGARGERRALPNARIMIHQPSGGAQGQATDIAIQAKEILKLRDRLNKIYLKHTGQKIEKIEQCMERDLFMDPEEALAWGLIDEVIESRPASLMPEGLSGVDSPNIGGSGGGGSGRGREMEEPSAV from the coding sequence CGGCGAGCCCGGGCCCGACTGGGCCCGCCGCGCCGCGCCGGCTAGCCGTCGCGCCGCCCCCTCGGGCCTTCTTCTCGAGGGAGCCGTACCAGCCGCAAATACCGGAGCTGGCCGGGTACTCGCCCGTCCAGGCGGGGCTCGTGCCCATGGTCGTCGAGACCACCTCCCGCGGGGAGCGCTCCTACGACATCTTCTCGCGCCTGCTCAAGGAGCGCATCATCTGCATGAACGGGCCCATCGCCGACGAGACGGCGTCGCTCGTCGTGGCGCAGCTGCTCTTCCTCGAGTCCGAGAACCCGCTCAAGCCCATCAGCCTCTACATCAACTCCCCGGGCGGCGTCGTCACCGCGGGCCTCGCGATCTACGACACCATGCAGTACATCCGGTGCCCCGTCAACACCATCTGCATCGGCCAGGCCGCCTCCATGGGGtccctcctcctcgccgccggcGCGCGCGGGGAGAGGCGGGCGCTGCCCAACGCCAGGATCATGATCCACCAGCCCTCCGGCGGGGCGCAGGGCCAGGCCACAGACATCGCCATCCAGGCCAAGGAGATCCTCAAGCTGCGCGACCGCCTCAACAAGATCTACCTCAAGCACACGGGCCAGAAGATCGAGAAGATCGAGCAGTGCATGGAGCGCGATCTCTTCATGGACCCCGAGGAGGCCCTCGCATGGGGGCTTATCGACGAGGTCATTGAGAGCCGCCCAGCCTCGCTCATGCCCGAGGGCCTCAGCGGCGTTGACTCGCCTAACATCGgtgggagcggcggcggcggcagcggacgTGGCAGGGAGATGGAGGAGCCGTCGGCAGTATGA